AGTATTTCTCTTTATTCCCAGATATAGCAAAAAAATAACACAGAACTCGGAGATTTACCTTGAAATTTAAATCTCCGGGCCCTGGTACCTACGGATTGTTACTATTTATTTATCTCTCCAGATAATACGTCCTTTGTCAAGGTCATATGGAGAAAGTTCTATTGTTACTTTGTCTCCGGGAAGGATACGGATAAAATTCATCCGCAGCTTGCCGCTGATATGAGCCAGCACCACATGCTTGTTCTCAAGTTCAACTCTGAACATGGCATTCGGCAGCTTTTCCAGCACCCTTCCTTCTACTTCAATTACATCTGCCTTCGACATTCCTTAAACCTCCTTGGTCTTAATTGCTTTTCTAATTTCTTCATCTAGGAGTGGCCTGCTGTAAGCCAGCTTCTCACCGATGATTTCGGCCATTGTAAATTCAGGCTGTATATGCCTTCTTTTCTTTTTCTTAGGATTTTTGACAAGACGGGTTTTCCCGTCAGCCAGATATACCATATCCCCATCCACCGCAGTTACGATGTACAACTTTCCCTTATCATGCCCGGCCAGACTCCTGGCGAACATGCCGACTTTAAGTTCCTTCATCCCGCTGCCTCTTAATGGGATAGGGTGAGAATTTCCGGTTCCCCTTCTGTAATCAGAACCGTATTCTCATAATGAGCGGAAAGCGTTCCATCTTCAGTTACTACTGTCCAGTCATCATCCAGCCATACGACCTCCGGTCGTCCTATATTAATCATAGGCTCTATGGCCAGTGTCATTCCGGGCTGAAGCCGAATTCCTCTGCTTTTGCAGGCAAAATTCGGGATCTGAGGATCCTCATGCAGATGTGTTCCTATTCCATGTCCTACCAGTTCACGAACCACTCCATAGCCAAAGCTTTCCGCATAATTCCCAATTGCCGAAGATATCTCATGTAGATGATTGCCGGCTTTCGCAAATTTAATTCCCTCAAAAAAGCTTTGTCTGGTTACACGCATCAGCTGTGAAGCCTCGTCACTGACCTCGCCCACGGCATGTGTACGTGCTGCATCCGAATGATATCCTTTATATATAAGGCCGGCATCCAGACTTACGATGTCACCCTCCTCCAGAATGTGATTCTTATTTGGTATTCCATGAACGACCTCATCATTTACTGAGACACAGATAGATGCAGGGTATCCATTATAATTCAAAAAGTTTGGGATACATCCAAAACTTCTGATTATTTCTTCTCCAAGATGATCGATATCCCAAGTTGAAATACCGGGCTTAATCGCTTTTTCAAGTTCATCATGAACCTTTTCAAGCAACATTCCGGCATGACGCATAAGTTCAATTTCTCTGGCAGTTTTAATTGATACAGACATATTCTTAAGCTCCTAAAATCTTCGTGATGTCATTGAACAAAACTTCGATGTCCAAGGTTCCATCAACTTCAACCAATGCACCAGCCGCACGATAATAATCTATCAATGGCTGCGTCTGGGCATGGTAGACACTCAGACGTTTCTTAACGGTTTCCGGTTTATCATCTTCACGCAGCGTCAGTTTTTCTCCGCATGCATCACAGATGCCTTCTACTTTCGGCGCATTATTCTCAACATGATACGTATTTCCACAGGCCAGGCATGCACGGCGCCCGGACATACGTCTAATAATATTCTCATCCGGCACTTCCACATCTATGGCATAATCAATCTTTTCACCACGTTCAAGCAAAGCATCGGTAAGTGCTTCTGCCTGGGGAATAGTTCTTGGAAAACCATCCAATATATAACCTTTCGATGTATCTGGCTGCGAGATCCGGTCAACAACCAGATCACACGTCAGTTCATCGGGTACCAAGAGCCCCTGCTTCATAAATTCCTTTGCTTTTCTCCCCAATTCTGTCCCATTCTTAATGTTTGCACGAAAAATATCCCCGGTGGATATATGCGGTATCCCATATTTTTCCGCTATTTTCTTAGCCTGCGTACCCTTACCCGCACCCGGTGCACCTAACATAATAATTTTCATAAGCTTCCTCTCCTTCAACCTTAAATAGTTTATTCCCTTTGATGTTATTATAATCACCAGACATGCATATACGCAATACTTTTATTATTTAAACTATAAAAACAGCTTTCCTGTTAAGCATAAAAGCTGTGACGGAAAACCACGCCACAGCCCATGTCAACGTTCTTAGTCGTTCAGGAAGCCTTTATAATTACGTACTAACATCATGGATTCAACCTGCTTTAAGGTCTCCAGAATAACAGATACAACAATGATAAGGGATGTGCCGCCAAAGGACACCTGCGCACTGAACATGCCGTTAAAGAAAAATGGTATGACAGCCACAATCGTAAGACCTGCAGCACCTATAAAAATAATGTAATTCAAGATGGAATTCAGATATTCTACAGTCGGTTTACCCGGACGAATCCCTGGTATAAATCCACCCTGCTTTTTCATATTATCCGCTACCTCCAAAGGATTGAAGGTAATAGAAGTGTAGAAATAAGCAAAGAAAACAACCAGAACAATATACAGAATTATTCCAAGTGTATCAAACATATTATCTCTGTTAAACCAGTTAGCGGAGTTCAGCACACCCAGCACTTTACCGCCCCAGCCTCCCACATTGGTTTTTCCTGCAAAGGAAGCTATAATTCCCGGAAAAGACATAATTGATGATGTGAAGATAATTGGAATTACTCCTGCAGTATTCACCTTTAAGGGGATGTTTGAGGACTGTCCTCCGACCATCTTCCTTCCTTGCATCTTCTTGGAATACTGAACAGGAATCCTGCGTTCCGCACCATTTAAAACTAATACAAAGACAGTCACAGCCAGTACAATTGCCAGAATAAGCAGTGCACGAAGCGATCCCATTAGAATTGTCTGTCCCTTAATAAACTGCTTGAATAATTTCACAAAATCTGTCGGAATTCTGGAAAGAATATTAATTAACAAGACTGTGGAAATACCGTTTCCCACACCCTTATCGTTAATCTGCTCACCGACCCACATTAAAAAGGCAGAACCTGCTGTTAAAGACGCAACAACAATTATGACATTGACAACTGTCATTTCGGTTATCAAACCCTTGTTCCCAAATCCGATGGCCATTGCAATTGATTCAAACAATGCCAGACCAACAGTAACATAACGTGTAATTGCGGTAATCTTTTTTCTTCCATCCTCCCCATCTCTTTGCATCTCTTCCAACTGCGGAATCGCAATTGTGAGAAGCTGAATGATAATTGAGGAGGTGATATAGGGTGTAATGCTAAGGGCAAAAATTGAAAAATTATCAAATCCGCCACCGGTAAACGCATTTAGAAAGCTAAATGCGTCGTTCGTATTATTCGCAAAAAAGTTGGCAAAAAATGCAGTATTAACACCCGGTACCGGCAGCTGAGATCCAAAGCGGATCACCACCAGCATCATAAGCACATACAAAATCTTCCGACGTATTTCCTGGATTTTAAATGCATCTCTTAATGTCCTGAACATTAGATCACCTCGGCTGCTCCACCTGCCGCCTCAATTTTAGCTTTTGCGCTTTCACTGAAGGCGTTCACTTTCACTGTTAGTTTTTTTGAAATTTCACCATTGCCTAATATTTTAACACCATCTTTGGGGTTAGTTACAATTCCACTTTCAACTAAGGCAGCTACAGTTACCTCCGCCCCATCTTCAAATCGGTCTAAGGCACTTACATTAATTCCGACGATTTCCTTCGTGTTTCTGTTTTTGAAACCTCTCTTAGGAAGACGTCTGTATAATGGCATCTGTCCGCCTTCAAAACCTGGTCTTGTTGCTCCGGAACGAGCTTTTTGTCCCTTATGACCTTTACCTGCTGTTTTTCCATTTCCTGACCCATGTCCACGGCCACGGCGAAACATATTGCTTTGTCTGGAACCTTCAGCTGGCTGTAAATTTGATAAGTCCATTCTGGTACCTCCTTCTATCGTGATGACCAAAGCCTTCCCGTCTCCGGAAATGCATCTGGCCATTTTTAAATTAAAAACGGAATTATGCTTCCTCCACCTTAACCAGATGGCATACCTGATTAATCATACCACGAACGGATGCATTATCAGGAAGTTCAACCGTTTTGTTGAGTTTCTTCAAGCCCAATGCTTCAACTGTCTTTTTGTGTTTCGGTATAGCACCGATTGTAGACTTTACTAATGTTACTTTTAATTTATCTGCCATTTTTCAATCCTCCTTTAAGCCAGAATTTCATCAACAGATTTTCCGCGGAGTTTTGCAACCTCTTCCGGTGTCTTCAACTGACTTAATCCATCAATCGTTGCCAACACTACGTTCTGTTTGTTGTTTGAGCCTAAAGATTTCGTACGGATATTCTTGATTCCAGATAACTCAATTACTGCACGTACCGGACCTCCTGCGATAACACCAGTACCATCCGGAGCTCTCTTCAGCAATACTTCCGCGCTGCCGAACTTTCCTGTAAAGTCATGGGTAATACTGTTATTTTCATCAGTTGCCACCTTAATCAGCTTCTTCATAGCGTCTTCTTTTCCTTTGCGGATTGCTTCAGGAATTTCAGTTGCCTTTCCAAGTCCTGCACCAACGTGTCCGTTGCGGTCTCCTACAACTACTAAAGCAGTGAAACGGAAGTTACGACCACCTTTAACAACCTTGGTAACACGCTTGATAGAAACAACTTTTTCTTCCAGTTCTAACTGGCTGGCATCAATGATTGTATGTCTCATGTGTTCTTTTCCTTCCTTTCCTAGAATTTCAGACCAGCTTCACGGGCTGCGTCTGCCAATGCCTGAACCTTACCCTGGTATATGAAGCCGCCTCTGTCAAAGACAACTTCCTTAATACCTGCCTCTGCGGCTCTCTTTCCAATTACAGTTCCTAAATATGCTGCTGCTTTAACGTCGTTGGTTTTCTCTAATTCTGCTTTTACATCTTTCTGAAGAGTAGAAGCGGAAACCAAAGTATTTCCAACTGTATCGTCAATAATCTGAGCATACATATGATTATTGCTTCTAAACACGCAAAGACGTGGTTTAGCAGCGGTACCTGCGATATGATTACGCATTCTTTTATGCTTTTTCTGGCGAACTTGCGCTCTTGATACTTTATTAATCATTTCCACACTCTCCTTATTTATTTCTTACCAGTCTTACCAACTTTACGTCTGATAACTTCATCAGCATACTTAATACCTTTTCCTTTATAAGGTTCAGGTCTTCTCTTGTCTCTGATCTCAGCAGCATATTGGCCTACTTTTTCTTTATCGATTCCCTTCACGGTAATCTTGTTTCCTTCTACTGTGGATTCCAATCCTTCCGGATCTTCCATCTCCACCGGATGAGAGTAACCTAATGACAATACCAGCTTTTTACCCTGCTTAGCTGCTTTATATCCTACACCGTTAACTTCCAGAACTTTCTGATAGCCTTCACTTACACCGACAACCATGTTGTGAATCAATGTTCTGGTTAAACCATGTAATGCCTTCATTTTCTTCAGATCACTTGGTCTTGTAACAACTACCTGATTATCTTCCAGTTTGATTTCCATCTCTTCCGGAAGAGACTTTTCAAGTGTTCCTTTCGGTCCTTTTACAATTACATCATTGTTCTCTTTGATATCAACAGTAACTCCTGCCGGAACAACGACTGGCAGTCTTCCAATACGTGACATACCAAATTTCCTCCTATAACTTAAATTTTCGGAAGGGACTCAACAGGTTCCCTTCTGTTTTCAGTTTCCTAAAGTGCAGCGGTGCAGACGCGCTGGCACCTCACACTAAACTGCTTTCAATTACCAAACGAAAGCTAATACTTCGCCGCCAACCTGAAGTCTACGAGCATCTTTGTCGGTGATAACACCCTGGTTTGTTGAGAGAATTGCTACACCTAAACCTCCAAGAACTTTTGGCAGCTGCTCTTTGTTTACGTAGATACGCAGACCTGGTTTTGAAATTTTCTTCAGTCCTGTGATAATCTTTTCATTTTTATCTGCACCATATTTTAACGTAATATGGATTGTTTTAAACTTCCCCTCTTCAATCAGATCATATTTAGCAATATAACCTTCATTCACAAGGATATCAGCAATAGCGATTTTCATTTTTGATGCCGGAACATCTACGGTATCGTGCTTTGCAGTATTTGCATTACGGATTCTTGTAAGCATATCTGCAATCGGATCACTCATTGTCATTGTTTTGCCTCCTTCTATATCTATCTTAAGCGGGTCGGTTCGTTCAACTAAGCTCCTGCTTTGCATTCGCTAAGATTCACGAACGGCTTTCTCGCTAAACTCTGTCGGCGCCTTACGGCTTGCCAATCGTTAAGCGTTTGGCGGGTTAGTTCGTTCAACTAAGCTCTTGCTTTGCATTCGCTAAGGTTCACGAACGGCTTTCTCGCTAAACTCTGTCGGCGCCTTACGGCTTGCCAATCGTTAAGCGTTTGGCGGGTTAGTTCGTTCAACTAAGCTCTTGCTTTGCATTCGCTAAGGTTCACGAACGGCTTTCTCGCTAAACTCTGTCGGCGCCTTACGGCTTGCCAATCGTTAAGCGTTCAATGCCTACCAGCTCGCTTTCTTTACTCCTGGGATCTGGCCTTTGTATGCTAACTCACGGAAGCAGATTCTGCAAATTCCGTATTTTCTGAGATACGCATGTGGACGTCCACAGATTCTGCAGCGGTTGTATGCTCTTGTGGAGTATTTCGGTGCACGCTGCTGTTTGATTTTCATTGCTGTTTTAGCCATGAATAACTTCCTCCTTATTTAGCGAACGGCATGTTGAATTGTGCCAATAATTCACGGGCTTCTTCATCTGTCTTTGCAGTTGTAACGAAGATGATGTCCATTCCGCGGACTTTGTCAATCTTGTCGTACTCAATCTCAGGGAAGATAAGCTGCTCTTTAATGCCAAGAGCATAGTTTCCTCTGCCATCAAATGAATTGGGATTCACACCGCGGAAGTCACGTACACGTGGTAATGCAAGGTTAATCAGACGATCCGCGAACTCATACATTCTTTCGCCCCTTAAGGTTACCTTGCAGCCGATTGGCATTCCCTCTCTCAATTTGAAATTAGCGATGGAATTCTTAGCTTTGGTAAGCACAGCCTTCTGGCCGGTAATCGTTTCCAGATCACTTACTGCTGAATCTAAAACTTTTGCATTTTCCTTTGCCTCACCAACGCCCATGTTAATAACGATCTTTGCGAGTTTCGGCACTTCCATAACATTTTTATATTCAAACTTCTTCATCAACGCATCGACGATTTCGTTGTTATAGGTTTCATGTAATCTACTCACTGTTTAGGCCTCCTCTCTTTCTTAATCGATTACTTCGCCTGTTGACTTAGCAACACGGACCTTCTTGTCTCCATCCATCCTGTAGCCAATTCTGGTTGCTTTTCCATTATGAAGGTACATTACATTGGAAATCTGAATTGGAGCTTCCTTCGTAATAATACCTCCCTGCTGATTAGCCATAGAAGGTTTCGAGTGCTTTGTAACCATATTAATGCCTTCAACGACAACTTTTCCATCCTTCACGGAAAGTACTTTGCCTTCTTTATCTTTATCTTTACCAGCGATAACTCTAACCGTATCGCCTCTTTTAATCTTAACTGCCATGATTTACCTCCTATAATACTTCCGGAGCTAAAGAAACAATTTTCATAAAGTGTTTCTCACGAAGCTCTCTGGCTACTGGCCCAAAAATACGGGTTCCTCTTGGAGTCTTGTCATCTTTGATAATAACAGCTGCATTTTCATCAAATTTGATATAGGAACCATCTTTACGATGGCTGCCTTTTACAGTGCGGACAACGACTGCTTTCACAACGTCTCCTTTTTTTACAACGCCGCCTGGTGTTGCATCCTTGACCGTAGCAACAATAACATCGCCGATGTTTGCATATCTTCTCGTAGAGCCGCCCATAACGCGTATGCAGAGGATTTCCTTTGCGCCAGTATTATCAGCGACTTTTAATCTGCTTTCCTGCTGAATCATGCTAGTACCCTCCTTATTTTGCTCTTTCTAGAATCTGAACCAGTCTCCATCTTTTATCCTTTGATAGCGGTCTGGTTTCCATAACCTTGACGGTGTCGCCAATTCTGCACTCGTTATTCTCATCATGTGCTTTCAATTTATATGTCTTCTTTACGATCTTTTTGTAAAGCGGATGTTTCACATGATCTTCAATGGCTACAACAACAGTCTTATCCATCTTGTCACTGACAACTTTACCAACACGTGTTTTTCTCAGATTTCTTTCTGTCACGATTTTCATTCTCCTTTCATAAGGAAATTCTTCCTACGCCTAATTAGCTGCTTTTGCTTTCTCGGCAATTACAGTCTGAATTCTGGCAATATTTTTCCGAACATCTTTAATTCTGCTCGTGTTTTCCAATTGATTGGTTGCATTCTGGAATCTCAGATTAAAGAGTTCCTTCTTAGCAGCTACTAATTCTTCATTTAATTCTGCAGCTGATTTTAACTTTAAATCTTCTACATACTTATTAATTTTCACTGTTATCACCGCCTTCTAAGTCTGCACGCGAAACGATTTTACATTTACATGGTAACTTATGCATAGCAAGACGTAATGCTTCACGAGCTGTTTCTTCTGATACACCTGCGATTTCGAACATTACACGACCTGGTTTTACAACTGCTACCCAGTATTCAAGGGCTCCTTTACCAGAACCCATACGAGTTTCTGCTGGTTTTGCTGTTACAGGTTTATCCGGAAAAATCTTAATCCAAACTTTACCACCACGCTTGATATAACGGGTCATGGCAACACGGGCTGCTTCTATCTGATTGGACTTAATCCAACAAGGCTCAGCAGCTACCAAACCATAATCTCCATAGCTGATTGTATTGCCTCTTAAGGCTTTTCCCTTCATGGATCCACGGAATTGTTTACGACGTTTTACTCTCTTTGGCATTAACATAATTATTTATCGCTCCCTTCCTTAGCTCCTTTGGTTGGAAGTACTTCGCCATTGTAGACCCAAGCTTTTACGCCAACTTTGCCGTATGTTGTGTCTGCTTCAGCGAAACCATAGTCGATATCTGCACGTAAAGTCTGCAGCGGAATTGTTCCCTCGCTGTAAAATTCTGTACGTGCCATATCTGCTCCACCAAGACGACCGGATACAGATGTTTTGATTCCTTCGGCTCCGGATCTCATCGTTCTCTGCATCGTAGACTTCATAGCACGACGGAAAGAAATACGATTCTCCAGCTGCAGCGCGATGTTTTCAGCTACCAGCTGAGCATCACGGTCCGGTCTCTTAACTTCCTTGATATCCACAATCAGTTTCTTATCTGTATAATTCTTAAGTTCAGCCTTTACTTTTTCTATTTCAGATCCACCCTTACCGATTACGATACCCGGCTTTGCTGTATAGATAATGATTTTCACTCTGTCAGATGCTCTTTCAATTTCAATTCTGGATACACCTGCGCTGTATAATTTCTTTTTCAGAAATGTTCTGATATTGTAATCTTCAACCAGATAATCGGCAAAGTCACTTTCTGCATACCATTTGGAATCCCAGTCTTTGATAACTCCGACTCTGATACCATGTGGGTTAACTTTCTGTCCCATGATTCCCCTCCTTATCTTTCATCTAATACGATAGAGATATGACTGTTTCTCTTTTCGATACGATATGCTCTACCCTGTGCTCTCGGCTTGATTCTCTTCATGGTCGGTGCTTTGTTTGCATAGCACTCTGCTACATACAGGTTTTCCTTGCTCAGACCATTGTTGTTTTCAGCGTTTGCAACAGCTGACTCCAACAGTTTTTTGATTACGCTGGAAGCATATCTCGGGTTATAGGTCAGGATGCCAAGTGCAGTCTCAACATCTTTTCCACGAATTACATCTAATACATAGCAAGCCTTCTGAACTGACATTCTGGCATATGACAGTTTTGCCGAAGGTCTTGTGTCTTTCACTTCATTTCTTGCTCTTTTAATCTGACTTCTATGTCCTTTAGCCATGATTAACAGGCCTCCTTTCATATACTAGCGAACGCCGGATCTCTTTTCGTCCTTGCCGTGTCCTCTATAGGTTCTGGTTGCAACGAACTCTCCGAGTTTGTGACCAACCATATCTTCTGATATATATACCGGCACGTGTTTTCTTCCGTCATGAACTGCAATTGTATGTCCTACAAATGTCGGGAAGATTGTAGAACGACGTGACCAGGTTTTAATAACTGTTTTATCTCCGGATGCGTTTGCAGCATCTACTTTTTTCAGTAAACTTTTGTCTGCAAATGGTCCTTTTTTCAGTGAACGAGCCATTCGTTTAACCTCCTTTATTTAGCTAATGCCTTACCATCTTTTCTTCTTATGATGAGCTTGTTAGACTGCTTGTTCTTCTTTCTTGTCTTAAGGCCAAGAGCAGGTTTACCCCAAGGTGTACTTGGACCCGGACGTCCGATTCCTGTCTTACCTTCACCACCACCATGCGGATGGTCATTCGGATTCATAACTGATCCACGTACAGTCGGGCGGATACCCATGTTCCGCTTCCGTCCGGCCTTACCGATGTTAATCAGGCTGTGGTCACCATTTCCAACAACGCCAACAGTTGCACGACACTCAATCGGAACCATTCTCATCTCGCCTGAAGGAAGTCTCAAGGTTGCGTATTTACCTTCTTTTGCCATCAACTGAGCTCCGTTACCTGCGGAACGAACCATCTGTCCGCCCCTGCCAAGATGCAATTCAATATTGTGTACCATAGTACCAACCGGAATCTGGGATAACGGAAGGCAGTTTCCAACACGAACTTCCGCGTTCGGACCATTCATAATCTTATGTCCCACTTTTAATCCTTCAGGAGCAAGGATGTATGCTTTTTCACCATCTGCATAGCAGATCAAAGCAATATTTGCTGTTCTGTTCGGATCATATTCAATGGATTTTACCAATGCAGGAACATCGTCTTTTCTTCTTTTAAAATCGATGATTCTATATTTTCTTCTGCTTCCGCCTCCACGATGTCTTACTGTGATTTTACCCTGGTTATTACGTCCAGCGGTTTTGTTCAGAGACACCACCAGAGATTTCTCCGGCGTGGACTTAGTGATTTCAGCGAAATCAGAAGTGGTCATATGTCTTCTGGAAGGTGTATATGGGTTAAAGCTTTTAATTCCCATTACGATTTCTCCTTTCAAATCTCAATGTTTATTATCGCACTTTACATGTGCTTAAGGCAGGACCTCTGTTTTAAAGTCCTTCAAAGATCTCAATATCTTTACTGTCTTCTGTCAGAGCAACAATTGCTTTTTTACTCTTGGCTGTTCTTCCAACCACCATACCACGGCGTTTTTTCTTTCCGTCCATGTTCATGGTATTAACACTCTTTACTTTTGTTCCTTCGAACATCTTCTCAACAGCTTCTTTTATCTGTGATTTATTGGCCTCTGGGTGAACTAAGAACGTGTATTTCTTCTCGCCCATTGCGTTCATACTTTTCTCTGTCACAACCGGTTTTAAAATCACATCATAATACTGAATATTTGCCATTATGCGTACACCTCCTCAATGGATGCAACACTTGCTTTCGTTGCAATTACGGTGTTGTATTTCAGCAGATCATATACGTTTATAGTACCAGCTGTGGCAGTGGTAACTCCCGGAATATTCCTTGCAGATAATACTACGTTTTTGCTGTTATCTTCAACAACTACAATTGCATTTGCAACCTTTAAATTGTC
The window above is part of the Novisyntrophococcus fermenticellae genome. Proteins encoded here:
- the rplV gene encoding 50S ribosomal protein L22 codes for the protein MAKGHRSQIKRARNEVKDTRPSAKLSYARMSVQKACYVLDVIRGKDVETALGILTYNPRYASSVIKKLLESAVANAENNNGLSKENLYVAECYANKAPTMKRIKPRAQGRAYRIEKRNSHISIVLDER
- the rplW gene encoding 50S ribosomal protein L23 is translated as MANIQYYDVILKPVVTEKSMNAMGEKKYTFLVHPEANKSQIKEAVEKMFEGTKVKSVNTMNMDGKKKRRGMVVGRTAKSKKAIVALTEDSKDIEIFEGL
- the rplB gene encoding 50S ribosomal protein L2, with protein sequence MGIKSFNPYTPSRRHMTTSDFAEITKSTPEKSLVVSLNKTAGRNNQGKITVRHRGGGSRRKYRIIDFKRRKDDVPALVKSIEYDPNRTANIALICYADGEKAYILAPEGLKVGHKIMNGPNAEVRVGNCLPLSQIPVGTMVHNIELHLGRGGQMVRSAGNGAQLMAKEGKYATLRLPSGEMRMVPIECRATVGVVGNGDHSLINIGKAGRKRNMGIRPTVRGSVMNPNDHPHGGGEGKTGIGRPGPSTPWGKPALGLKTRKKNKQSNKLIIRRKDGKALAK
- the rpsS gene encoding 30S ribosomal protein S19 is translated as MARSLKKGPFADKSLLKKVDAANASGDKTVIKTWSRRSTIFPTFVGHTIAVHDGRKHVPVYISEDMVGHKLGEFVATRTYRGHGKDEKRSGVR